The proteins below come from a single Candidatus Bathyarchaeota archaeon genomic window:
- a CDS encoding CoA-binding protein, with amino-acid sequence MEALIRELLDKGNVYAVVGASRNPEKYGHKVYRDLREAGYRVYPVNPNAEEILGDRCYPDLEELPEKPTVVVTVVPPRVTESVVKTCKRLGVRMVWMQPGSESDKAIEFCEKNGIKAVHSVCIMVKRRDATWLLKVSEGNSLR; translated from the coding sequence GTGGAAGCTCTTATACGCGAGCTGCTCGACAAGGGAAACGTGTACGCGGTCGTGGGGGCGAGTAGAAATCCGGAGAAATACGGCCACAAGGTCTATAGAGACCTTAGGGAGGCGGGTTATAGGGTGTATCCGGTGAACCCGAACGCCGAGGAGATACTCGGCGATAGATGCTATCCAGACCTCGAGGAGCTGCCTGAAAAACCGACGGTCGTCGTAACGGTCGTTCCACCTAGGGTCACCGAGTCGGTTGTGAAGACGTGCAAAAGACTAGGCGTCAGGATGGTTTGGATGCAGCCGGGCTCAGAATCCGACAAGGCCATAGAGTTCTGCGAAAAGAACGGGATTAAAGCCGTCCATAGCGTGTGCATAATGGTTAAGAGGAGAGACGCTACCTGGCTCTTGAAGGTTTCTGAGGGAAACTCCTTACGATGA